The Pseudodesulfovibrio sp. zrk46 genome contains a region encoding:
- a CDS encoding TRAP transporter small permease subunit, whose amino-acid sequence MPKAIRLYVKYVDAINTRVGQVTLYLVFVMMAILLYSSIARTIFDSPIIWGVEMAQFTMAAYYLLGGGFSMLLRAHVRMDVFYSKWSEKRRATTDCFTSVCMIFYLVMLLYGGISSTAYSIQYNQMNYSAWGPPMSPIKVIMVIGIFLMLLQSISNFFKDVAKATGREL is encoded by the coding sequence GTGCCAAAAGCAATACGACTGTACGTCAAATATGTTGACGCGATAAATACCCGTGTTGGTCAGGTGACACTGTATCTCGTGTTCGTGATGATGGCGATTCTCCTGTACTCGTCCATCGCGAGAACGATCTTCGACTCACCAATTATCTGGGGTGTTGAGATGGCTCAGTTCACCATGGCGGCCTACTACCTGCTGGGCGGCGGCTTCTCCATGCTGCTGCGTGCCCACGTCCGCATGGATGTATTCTACAGCAAGTGGTCGGAGAAACGCCGGGCCACCACCGACTGTTTCACCTCCGTCTGTATGATCTTCTACCTTGTGATGCTCCTCTACGGAGGCATCTCGAGCACCGCCTATTCAATTCAATATAACCAGATGAACTATTCGGCCTGGGGACCGCCCATGTCGCCGATCAAGGTCATCATGGTAATCGGAATATTCCTCATGCTGCTGCAATCCATTTCCAACTTCTTTAAAGACGTCGCAAAGGCCACCGGGAGGGAGCTCTAA
- the eutC gene encoding ethanolamine ammonia-lyase subunit EutC, translating into MTNDKPEIITEDHWHNLKKFTDARISLGRVGSSLPLRESLDFKLAHAQARDAVHTPFSIDKLANDLAASGIETIKLKSSVTDRSEYLTRPDLGRQLSEESRTAFDGITKGYDICVTVSDGLSSRAIHENALEFLNKFIPMAQRAGINSAPVALVENGRVAVADEIADRLQATLSIILIGERPGLSSPNSMGIYMTYSPKPGTTDEARNCISNVRNGGLTIDEGVQKLAYLTEMALASKKSGVELKDKMTPNYLPFKGEDAMLTE; encoded by the coding sequence ATGACGAACGATAAGCCTGAAATCATTACAGAAGATCATTGGCATAATCTCAAGAAATTCACCGATGCCCGCATCAGTCTCGGGCGCGTGGGGTCAAGCCTCCCCCTTCGAGAGTCCCTCGACTTCAAACTGGCCCATGCCCAGGCGCGCGATGCAGTCCACACCCCCTTTTCCATCGACAAGCTGGCCAATGATTTGGCCGCAAGCGGCATCGAAACCATCAAGCTCAAGAGCAGTGTTACTGACCGCAGTGAGTATTTAACCCGCCCTGATCTGGGACGGCAGTTGAGCGAAGAATCACGCACAGCATTTGATGGCATCACCAAGGGCTACGACATCTGCGTGACAGTCAGTGATGGACTGTCGTCCCGCGCCATCCATGAGAACGCATTAGAATTTCTGAACAAGTTCATTCCCATGGCTCAAAGGGCCGGTATCAACAGCGCCCCTGTCGCCCTCGTAGAAAACGGTCGCGTCGCAGTCGCCGACGAGATTGCCGACCGGTTGCAGGCCACCCTGTCAATCATCCTCATCGGAGAACGCCCGGGCCTGAGCTCGCCCAACTCCATGGGCATCTACATGACCTACAGCCCCAAGCCCGGCACTACGGACGAAGCCCGCAACTGCATCTCAAATGTGCGCAACGGCGGCCTGACCATTGATGAAGGCGTCCAGAAACTCGCCTATCTAACGGAGATGGCGCTCGCCAGCAAGAAATCAGGTGTCGAGCTCAAGGATAAAATGACGCCCAACTACCTGCCCTTCAAGGGAGAAGATGCGATGCTGACCGAATAG
- a CDS encoding TRAP transporter large permease subunit encodes MSHEMIALMMFSTLMLLLMTGQRVFGVIGFIAAASALFLWGDGGSEMAFNASISLLNWYPLLTLPLFIYMGYMLSESGIANDLYKMLHVWMGSLGGGLAIGTIVLMVAISAMNGLSVAGMAIGSSIALPEMLKRGYDKRMVTGVIQAGSSLGIMVPPSIVLVLYGMIARQPVSRLWLAGVGPGLLFAVLFIAYIVIRCKLQPELGPALSEEERNVSKAEKFRLLRAGLLPLAIIFSVTGLFMMGVTSLVESSSVGAVAATLAAIAKKRLTKKVMRDTLYSTLSVSCMFMWIILAALAFGAVFDGLGAVHAIERLFMEEWGLSPWGVLIMMQVSYIIMGMFLDDTAMLVIVAPLYIPLIIHLGFNPVWYGVLYTVTCQIAYMTPPFGYNLFLMKAMAPKEVTLVDIYSSIVPFVILMTFGLALIMIFPEIALYLPELYFGN; translated from the coding sequence ATGAGTCATGAAATGATCGCCCTCATGATGTTCTCCACCCTCATGCTCCTGCTCATGACAGGACAGCGGGTATTCGGAGTCATCGGCTTTATCGCTGCGGCATCCGCGCTCTTCCTCTGGGGAGACGGCGGTTCGGAGATGGCCTTCAACGCAAGCATCTCCCTGCTCAACTGGTACCCCCTCCTGACGCTGCCCCTCTTCATCTACATGGGCTACATGCTGTCGGAATCGGGGATCGCCAACGACCTCTATAAAATGCTCCATGTATGGATGGGGTCACTAGGGGGCGGGCTCGCCATCGGAACCATTGTCCTCATGGTCGCCATCTCGGCCATGAACGGCCTCAGTGTGGCCGGTATGGCAATCGGCTCCAGTATCGCCCTGCCCGAAATGCTCAAACGCGGCTACGACAAACGCATGGTTACCGGTGTTATTCAGGCCGGCTCCTCCCTCGGCATCATGGTGCCTCCGAGTATCGTACTGGTGCTGTACGGCATGATCGCGCGCCAGCCCGTCAGCCGTCTGTGGTTGGCTGGTGTCGGCCCCGGTCTGCTCTTTGCCGTCCTGTTCATCGCCTACATCGTCATCCGTTGTAAGCTCCAGCCCGAACTCGGCCCCGCCCTGTCCGAAGAAGAGCGCAACGTCAGCAAGGCCGAGAAGTTCCGTCTGCTGCGCGCAGGTCTCCTGCCGCTGGCAATCATCTTCTCCGTCACCGGCCTCTTCATGATGGGTGTCACCAGTCTGGTGGAAAGTTCCTCCGTCGGCGCCGTGGCTGCGACCCTCGCTGCCATTGCCAAGAAACGACTGACCAAGAAGGTCATGCGCGACACCCTGTACTCCACCCTCAGCGTCAGCTGCATGTTCATGTGGATCATCCTCGCAGCCCTTGCATTCGGCGCCGTCTTCGATGGCCTCGGCGCAGTCCACGCCATCGAGCGCCTCTTCATGGAAGAGTGGGGCCTCAGCCCCTGGGGTGTCCTCATCATGATGCAGGTCTCCTACATCATCATGGGTATGTTCCTTGACGACACCGCCATGCTCGTCATCGTGGCCCCGCTGTACATTCCGCTGATCATCCACCTTGGCTTCAACCCGGTCTGGTACGGTGTTCTCTACACTGTCACCTGTCAGATCGCGTACATGACGCCACCGTTCGGCTACAACCTCTTCCTGATGAAGGCCATGGCACCAAAGGAAGTAACGCTGGTGGATATCTACAGCTCCATCGTGCCCTTCGTCATTCTCATGACCTTTGGCCTGGCGCTGATCATGATATTCCCGGAAATCGCCCTGTATCTGCCGGAACTTTACTTCGGCAATTAG
- a CDS encoding sigma 54-interacting transcriptional regulator, whose amino-acid sequence MEPTVHGLKLAVLPAICQAIDHALNLESALEMVLRIMHEQLSMQRATVTLHDPETGHLSISASYGLTAEEKQRGVYRLDEGVTGRIFQTGEPYFVPDIENEPLFLNKTGSRNIRRGMISFIGVPILLHGEPIGVLNVDRLFEDEVAFEEDVDFLKVVATLIAQFISLNEKILEREAALRSENTSLKYQIAKTNKGPYIVGQSAAMVEVQRQMEKVSPTRATVLLLGESGVGKTLIARIIHELSERQGHPFIKVNCASIPENLLESELFGHEKGAFTGATSTRPGRFEEAHNGTIFLDEIGELPIALQSKLLRVLQEKELERLGSNKTRTIDVRILTATNRDLADLVERGKFRLDLYYRLNVFPIRVPALRERKEDITGLLNHFLQQMATDYNRAMHFTPAAVEALIRYDWPGNVREMQNLIERLVIMSDSERIGLDFLRSYLTPGQTAAAQEVMQISEPTNKTMSLKEFERNEVVAALERNGWLQYKAAESLGLTPRQMGYRVKKYGLESMIAEGRARFRRQKEIA is encoded by the coding sequence ATGGAACCCACGGTACATGGATTGAAACTCGCTGTCCTGCCAGCCATCTGTCAGGCGATAGATCATGCGCTTAATCTTGAATCAGCGCTGGAAATGGTCCTGCGCATAATGCATGAGCAGCTCTCCATGCAGCGTGCCACAGTAACCCTGCACGACCCCGAAACCGGGCACCTTTCCATCAGTGCATCCTACGGCCTCACGGCAGAAGAAAAACAGCGCGGAGTTTACCGTCTGGACGAGGGCGTCACCGGTCGTATCTTCCAGACTGGTGAACCATACTTTGTGCCCGACATCGAAAACGAGCCCCTGTTTCTGAACAAGACAGGATCGCGCAATATCCGACGCGGCATGATCTCCTTCATCGGTGTCCCCATTCTTCTCCACGGTGAGCCCATCGGCGTCCTCAACGTGGACCGCCTCTTTGAAGACGAAGTCGCCTTCGAGGAAGACGTGGACTTCCTCAAGGTCGTTGCCACGCTCATCGCCCAGTTCATCAGCCTGAACGAAAAGATTCTTGAGCGCGAAGCAGCCCTTCGCAGCGAGAACACCTCCCTCAAGTATCAGATCGCCAAGACGAACAAGGGTCCTTACATCGTGGGCCAGAGTGCGGCCATGGTGGAAGTACAACGTCAGATGGAGAAAGTCTCTCCCACCCGCGCCACCGTGCTGCTGCTCGGCGAATCCGGCGTGGGCAAGACGCTCATCGCGCGCATCATTCACGAGCTTTCCGAGCGTCAGGGACATCCCTTCATCAAGGTCAACTGTGCCTCCATCCCGGAGAACCTTCTCGAATCCGAACTGTTCGGTCACGAGAAAGGGGCCTTCACCGGGGCCACCTCCACCCGCCCCGGCCGATTCGAGGAAGCCCATAACGGTACCATCTTTCTGGATGAGATCGGCGAGCTCCCCATCGCCCTTCAGTCCAAGCTGCTTCGAGTGCTTCAGGAAAAAGAGCTTGAGCGTCTCGGCAGCAACAAAACCCGCACCATCGACGTCCGTATTCTCACGGCCACCAACCGTGACCTTGCCGACCTGGTGGAGCGGGGCAAATTTCGCCTCGATCTCTACTATCGACTCAACGTCTTCCCCATCCGCGTCCCCGCCCTGCGCGAGCGCAAGGAAGACATCACCGGTCTGCTCAACCACTTCCTGCAGCAGATGGCCACCGACTACAATCGGGCCATGCACTTTACTCCCGCCGCCGTCGAAGCGCTCATCCGCTACGACTGGCCGGGCAATGTGCGCGAGATGCAGAACCTCATCGAGCGACTGGTCATCATGTCCGATTCAGAACGTATCGGCCTCGATTTCCTCCGCTCCTACCTCACTCCGGGCCAGACCGCTGCGGCTCAGGAAGTCATGCAGATTTCCGAGCCCACCAACAAGACCATGTCGCTCAAGGAATTCGAGCGCAACGAAGTCGTGGCTGCACTGGAACGCAACGGTTGGCTCCAGTACAAGGCCGCCGAATCTCTCGGGCTCACCCCCCGTCAGATGGGATACCGGGTCAAGAAGTATGGACTCGAATCCATGATTGCCGAAGGCCGCGCGCGCTTTCGACGCCAAAAAGAAATAGCATAA
- a CDS encoding ethanolamine ammonia-lyase subunit EutB, with product MAHEKKSLKELLALAAPLRSGDILAGIAAASEEERVRAQMELAEVPLKRFLNETVIPYEEDEVTRLIIDDHDAEAFAPISAMTVGDFRDWLLTNEASPQALAKLAPGVTPEMAAAVSKLMRVQDLILVASKCEVVTRFRNTIGQPGTFSVRLQPNHPTDDLNGIAASTLDGLCYGCGDAVIGINPATDSLPNITRLLHMLDSIIERYDIPTQSCVLTHVTTTMEAIKNGAPVDLCFQSIAGTEKANASFGISLGLLQEAHEATLSLKRGTVGNNVMYFETGQGSALSANAHHGVDQMTIEARAYAVARKFDPLLVNTVVGFIGPEYLYNGKQIIRAGLEDHFCGKLLGLPMGVDICYTNHAEADQDDMDMLLTLLGTAGCNFIMGIPGADDIMLNYQSTSFHDACYLRSLLGKKAAPEFELWLEAMGLHDDKGTLLPTSPSNRLMALPQNANN from the coding sequence ATGGCCCATGAAAAGAAAAGCTTGAAAGAACTGCTGGCGCTGGCAGCCCCCCTGCGGTCCGGTGACATACTTGCCGGTATCGCCGCAGCCTCCGAAGAAGAACGCGTACGGGCACAAATGGAACTGGCCGAGGTTCCGTTGAAACGGTTCCTGAACGAAACTGTCATTCCCTATGAAGAGGATGAAGTCACGCGCCTGATCATCGACGATCATGACGCCGAAGCGTTCGCTCCCATCAGCGCCATGACGGTGGGCGACTTTCGCGACTGGCTCCTGACCAATGAGGCCTCGCCACAGGCGCTTGCCAAACTGGCCCCCGGCGTTACGCCGGAGATGGCCGCCGCAGTCTCCAAACTGATGCGCGTACAGGACCTGATCCTTGTCGCGTCCAAATGTGAGGTCGTGACCCGCTTTCGCAACACCATCGGGCAACCCGGCACCTTCTCGGTCCGGCTCCAGCCCAACCACCCGACCGACGATCTCAACGGTATCGCGGCCTCTACACTGGATGGCCTGTGCTACGGCTGCGGCGATGCCGTCATCGGCATCAACCCCGCCACCGACAGCCTTCCCAATATTACCCGCCTGCTCCACATGCTCGACTCCATCATCGAGCGATACGATATTCCCACCCAGAGTTGCGTGTTGACCCACGTCACCACAACCATGGAAGCGATCAAAAACGGCGCACCAGTTGATCTCTGCTTCCAATCCATCGCAGGCACGGAGAAAGCCAACGCCAGTTTCGGCATCTCCCTCGGGTTGCTGCAGGAAGCCCACGAAGCGACCCTGTCCCTCAAACGCGGCACCGTGGGCAATAACGTCATGTATTTCGAGACAGGACAGGGAAGCGCCCTGTCCGCAAACGCCCATCACGGCGTGGACCAGATGACCATTGAGGCGCGGGCATATGCCGTGGCCCGGAAATTCGACCCGCTGCTGGTCAACACTGTCGTGGGCTTCATCGGCCCCGAATATCTTTACAACGGCAAGCAGATCATCCGCGCCGGTCTGGAAGACCACTTCTGCGGCAAACTACTCGGCCTGCCCATGGGTGTGGACATCTGTTACACCAACCACGCCGAAGCAGATCAGGACGACATGGACATGCTGTTGACCCTGCTCGGCACCGCGGGATGCAATTTCATCATGGGCATTCCCGGGGCAGACGACATCATGCTCAACTATCAATCCACCTCCTTTCATGACGCGTGCTACCTGCGCTCCCTGCTGGGCAAGAAGGCCGCACCGGAATTCGAACTGTGGCTTGAAGCCATGGGTCTGCACGACGACAAGGGGACACTGCTTCCCACTTCCCCCTCCAACCGCTTGATGGCCCTGCCACAGAACGCGAACAACTAA
- a CDS encoding TRAP transporter substrate-binding protein, with product MKRREFITKAGIAGIAAAAGTAAVAPAVHASQKSTIRWRLQTYAGPALAEHVIKPQIDAFNKIAKGDMVIELYNADQLVPTGELFRAMQRGTIDAVQSDDDSIGAPVDVSVFAAYFPFASRYSLDVPTLFNQYGLNEIWKEAYDEIDGVSWLGAGAWDPCNFATVEPIRSVKDLKGKRVFTFPTGGRFLKRFGVVPVTLPWEDVEVALQTGELDGIAWSGITEDYTVGWANVTKYYLTNNISGAWAGSYFANTDKWEALPEHLKALFKMSMDSSNYHRLYWYWWGEAFYRTTGGKLELTTIPDDEWKVVEEEAYKYWDEIAQRSDRSARVVKILKEYAQTMEKAGKPYRY from the coding sequence ATGAAGAGAAGAGAGTTTATCACCAAAGCAGGTATCGCCGGTATCGCAGCCGCCGCAGGAACCGCAGCCGTTGCCCCGGCTGTCCACGCCAGCCAGAAGTCCACCATCAGGTGGCGTCTCCAGACCTACGCCGGCCCTGCTCTTGCCGAACACGTCATCAAGCCGCAGATCGATGCATTCAACAAGATCGCCAAAGGCGACATGGTCATCGAGCTGTACAATGCTGACCAGCTGGTCCCCACTGGCGAACTCTTTCGCGCCATGCAGCGCGGCACCATCGACGCCGTACAGAGTGATGACGACTCCATCGGCGCACCTGTCGACGTTTCCGTCTTTGCCGCATATTTCCCGTTCGCATCCCGCTATTCCCTCGATGTCCCGACCCTGTTCAACCAGTATGGTCTGAATGAAATCTGGAAAGAGGCATACGACGAGATCGATGGCGTTTCCTGGCTCGGCGCCGGCGCATGGGACCCCTGCAACTTCGCCACCGTTGAACCGATCCGCAGCGTGAAGGACCTCAAAGGCAAGCGCGTCTTCACCTTCCCCACTGGCGGCCGCTTCCTGAAGCGTTTTGGCGTTGTGCCCGTCACTCTGCCTTGGGAAGATGTCGAAGTCGCCCTGCAGACCGGCGAACTCGACGGCATCGCATGGTCCGGTATCACCGAAGACTACACCGTCGGTTGGGCCAACGTCACCAAGTACTACCTGACCAACAACATTTCCGGTGCATGGGCTGGTTCCTACTTCGCCAATACCGACAAATGGGAAGCCCTGCCGGAACACCTCAAGGCACTCTTCAAGATGTCCATGGACAGCTCCAACTACCACCGCCTGTACTGGTACTGGTGGGGCGAGGCTTTCTACCGCACCACCGGCGGCAAGCTCGAACTCACTACCATTCCTGACGATGAGTGGAAGGTGGTCGAAGAGGAAGCGTACAAATACTGGGACGAAATCGCCCAGCGCAGTGATCGCAGCGCCCGCGTCGTCAAGATCCTCAAAGAATACGCTCAGACCATGGAGAAGGCAGGCAAGCCTTACCGCTACTAA
- a CDS encoding radical SAM protein: MTVKDTTKHPCFNKEKAGDCGRVHLPVAPKCNIQCNYCNRKYDCVNESRPGVTSGVLKPFQAAEYMDQVLEKEPRITVAGIAGPGDPFANPKETLETMRLLNEKHPHLLFCLSSNGMGILPYLDEIAELGVSHVTITISAVDPKIGAQIYSWVKDGNVVYRGEQGAKILLERQLAAIKGLKERGLVVKVNSIVIPGINDEHIVEVAKVCSELGADIQNMIPLKPTSDTPFSHLPEPGRETVVPLRKEAGEFINQMTHCKRCRADAVGLLGDDKSASLCGTLQACSKLKPLEVNTPRPNVAVATREGMLVNQHLGEAKSFQIWTEADTGGYRLVEERPAPNAGCGPKRWYELAELLSDCRAVLCAAIGETPRLALEENGIQSHVVDGFINDALRYIFEGGDMNAIKVRRTGIGGGCAGGGGGCG, translated from the coding sequence ATGCAACATCCAGTGCAACTACTGCAACCGCAAGTATGACTGTGTGAACGAGTCCCGCCCGGGCGTGACCAGTGGTGTTCTGAAACCGTTCCAGGCCGCCGAATATATGGATCAGGTCCTGGAAAAGGAACCTCGTATCACTGTGGCCGGTATTGCTGGTCCCGGCGACCCGTTCGCCAATCCCAAGGAGACTCTGGAGACCATGCGTCTGCTCAATGAGAAGCACCCGCATCTCCTGTTCTGCCTCTCCAGTAATGGTATGGGTATCCTTCCTTACCTCGACGAGATTGCCGAGCTGGGTGTGTCCCACGTGACCATCACCATCTCTGCCGTTGATCCGAAGATCGGCGCCCAGATTTACTCCTGGGTCAAGGACGGCAATGTCGTCTACCGTGGTGAGCAGGGCGCTAAGATCCTGCTGGAACGTCAGCTTGCTGCCATCAAGGGGCTCAAGGAACGCGGCCTTGTCGTAAAGGTCAACTCCATCGTGATTCCCGGCATCAATGATGAGCACATCGTTGAAGTGGCCAAGGTCTGCTCCGAACTGGGTGCTGACATTCAGAATATGATCCCGCTCAAGCCCACATCGGATACCCCGTTCTCGCATCTGCCCGAACCGGGGCGCGAGACCGTAGTGCCGCTGCGCAAGGAAGCAGGCGAGTTCATCAACCAGATGACGCACTGCAAGCGTTGCCGCGCCGATGCTGTCGGTCTGTTGGGCGACGACAAGTCCGCTTCCCTGTGCGGAACCCTGCAGGCCTGCTCTAAGCTGAAGCCCCTTGAGGTGAACACGCCGAGGCCCAATGTGGCCGTGGCCACCCGCGAGGGCATGCTCGTGAACCAGCATCTGGGTGAGGCCAAGTCCTTCCAGATCTGGACCGAGGCCGACACCGGCGGCTACAGACTGGTCGAAGAGCGTCCGGCACCCAACGCCGGTTGCGGTCCCAAGCGCTGGTATGAACTGGCCGAGTTGTTGTCCGACTGCCGCGCCGTACTCTGCGCTGCCATTGGCGAGACCCCTCGTCTGGCGCTGGAAGAGAACGGTATCCAGTCCCATGTCGTGGACGGATTCATCAATGACGCCCTCCGCTACATCTTCGAGGGTGGCGACATGAACGCTATCAAGGTGCGCCGTACCGGTATCGGCGGCGGTTGCGCTGGCGGAGGCGGTGGCTGCGGCTAG